In Silurus meridionalis isolate SWU-2019-XX chromosome 28, ASM1480568v1, whole genome shotgun sequence, the genomic window GCGTTTCATTGCCTTCTacaatgtttatgtaaaaccaGAACTTTTGCATAAAGTCTATGCATAACTACAGTATATTCGCTGATCCGAGACAAATACTGTTATAATCTGTAATTCAGAGTTGCGTTACCTCTGTGAATTTAAGCCCCGAATGCATGAAGGATGATTCCAGTAGTGTCTGCACACTGGCAACCCTCATGAGTCCAACTGAAGATGAAGATAGTGGGATTGGTGAGAGAGTTGGAGAGAAAGAAGGCAAGGGTGGAGATTGAATTGGTGAGGATGGACAGGGAAGCGTAGGAGGAAAAAGCTGATAAATGTGGCATTCCTGTGGCTCCTGGCTTAAAGATCTATattaagaaacaaaataaaaacatacatgatgattatgatgatgaaaagaggaagactaaaAGGCAAATCCCAGGTGTAAATTATGGAGAAGGGATAATAGAAGGACAGAGGTGGACCTAATCTTTAGAAGTGGTTCCACCCGGAGGAGCTGGAAAAGCTTGTTGAGGAATTCTTCAGGATCTAAAACACATAGACGAAACACAAGAATCCTGTCAGACTCGCCACAGGAAGTAAAGCCTGGCTACATTTCTCTACCTGTTTACCTTTTTCCTCGTTAGTAAAGCCCGTGTCTGTAGTCTCGGCTTCCAAAAGCTTCCGCAACGCCATAGTCTTACTGGCACACACGTATCCAAACCTAAACGAGCATATAGTATTATTATGAAAGTCTTCATTCTGACTACatagaaaaatgaatgaatattgcAGAATTGATCACATAATCCAAGGCCACATTCACACAAGTGGTCAAATCCAATTTGCTGATCGAGTGTCATTTTGCTTGGTGAATGCTGACTGTGGAGTTTAACTGAAGCTAGCATGGTTTCTACTTATTTGTGCAATGAATGGTCCAGGAAATTTCTAGAAGAGGCCACATGATTTATACACATTTCAGACGGCCTTTCTCAAAAAGATTTCATTTGAAAATCAACAGTAGAATCCTTAACGATGCTGATCTATGACTAAAACACACCATTTCTCATATAAACTATTACCTAAAAACATATTATTACCTCATAACTATCTGATCACTACACTAAGTACACACTACAGTATGGACTTCAGAGATTTCATTCATTATACTCATCAGATCACAAGTCAGAATCCCTACGATGCTACGGAGGTATCAAATGAAATGACACTAGTCAGTGGTGGGTGTTTGTGAACTTATgcatgtggaagagggcagacagTGTAGACAAGTGTCTACACAATTTGGATAGATGAACTCTGATAGTATTCCTAGAACACTAACTACAATACATGAACAAAAgcattgagacacctgacttttccagccatatgttgttctttcccaaacttttaGCATGAAGTTGGAGACACAGCTGAGCTGAGGTAccatttttccttttacttAAACCAggagtcccaaacctgttccagaatgacaatgccactgtgcacaaagccagctccatgcagatatgctttacatggttcggagtggaagatattgagcggcctctgacctcaaccttgttgaacacctttgggatgaattgacactgactgcaccccagatctcctcactcTACAACCTgacagcacaaatctccacaagcacactccaaaatgggaatgggatgttcagaaagcaatcttatggtcaggggtCCGCacacttttataaatgtaagaaTCAATGTGACTTTCataagaggggaaaaaaaagatcttttaCACAAACCTGCGTAAAGGATTGACAATTTCACAGCGCAGTAATTCCTGAGCACCTTTGCTGCGATCTTCATTACAGGGGCAAAACAAAACCCAGTCGACTGAACTGCAGCATGAGAACAGACTGGAGGAAGCAaatcaaaaaaagatttatcacGTACAATCacaaaaattgtttaaaaacaacaacaaaaaaaaaaacggaaaataCCTTTAAGCAACTGACTAAAAACGAGTTTTAAACACATGACAAACGAGTTTTTATGCATTTcccaatataaatgtaaataataattctcAGCCTTATCATCATGACATCTCAAATGAAATTCCAAAACAACTCCACATTTGTTTTGCAAAAATGTGCGACTCTTACCTGAAGAGCGATGCATCCAGGTAGCAGGAGTTGAGATGACCCTGGATACCTTTCTTAAAACCTTCATACAACTGCCGAGCCTCCTGACCCAACAGAGGTGGTGTGTTCTCCTCCACACGCTTACTGCCCCATTGTGCGAATGCTGAAATTCGGATGTGAACACAAATAAAATCGGACCAATACGTATTTTTTGCGTATTCGTTGGACTTTTGGAAATCTATCCTGAAAATTCACACTCACCAATCGAATTGCAGCGGTCCACCTGATTTATTGGTGTTTCTGGGATGGGAAATCTGGAGTCTCGCCTACAGTTACGAAGTTTGATGAACAGTCCTTTGTTAGGGGGGCAACGGAAATGACGCTCTCCAAGGTAGTTGCCATCTGTGGCAGCGGTCAGCTCCTGgtcctgaaaaaaaacaacaaacaaataaccaaaAAAGACGAACAGGATCCCCAACAAATTACTGATTAATCAAGAAAAGACGATTAGCAGTGTGGTGATATGAAGGACTACTTGTAATTAagacatttattacattatgtAAAGCGGTACAGATGCAATAAATgtccacagttttttttttacattttataatattatgctATAATATTCTCAATGTATTCAGccatattaaattaatttaatcctTATGTTAAGGATCATAAAAATGATCCACCGTCATGGAATGGATATTTATGCCATCTTCCCCACCCagatttcaaatataaaatccaAAATTGTACCAGTTCAATACCAGCCACTGGCTCCGAAATTCCACTGATGTATCCAATCCATCGAATGACTCCAAAAAGTGGTGGGTCGTTCACCTCGACCATAGACCCAACCTCTAACCACGAGTTAGGCTCTACTTTTTCTGAAATTAGTGGAGAGGGTGGATTATGAAATCCATTTGAAGTATGGTCAGTGGAGGGGGAAACAGGTGGGACTTGGGGCTTATTAGGTGGAACAGGAGGTGGTCTGAAAACGGATTTAACAGGTGGAGGCTTCAGAGCCACTTTTGGAACTGCCTGTGATATTGAAGGTTGTAAAGCAGATTTGGCCATAGCTAGCATGGAAGGCTCTATTAGAAGTCTGGGATTGTGGCTGGCATTTGCAGGTATTGTGGTCTGTTGAAGGTGCCAGTTATGAGTAGGTGAAGAAGGCTGGTGGGCGTTTTGGGGGGAAGGAAGTGGAGGGATTTCTGGAGTGCATTCTGATCttggttctaaaaaaaaaaaattgaaaggaaacaaaacattttactggTAAAGCGAAACAAATGGCTCCATACCCTGAATTTCACCACTTGAGTTGAACATTACCTGCAATCACTTTGGAGAAGGGAAGAAGATGGCCGAATATGGGAGAGGGAATGGAGCAGAGCTTgtagtttctatagtaaccatCCCAGTTTCCTACTGGATTGTCCTAAAGAGAGACACACAAATAGATGCTTGAAATACTAATAGCTGGAATCAGCTTATAAACCCTTTTACACAATGCAACTGAACTGCTGTGTTATTTAATCGTTTAGATGGTGACACATTCTATAAGGAAACCTTTTTTTGAAAGGAATTTCCAATTTCAATGCTCTGTAACAGTCAGCAGGTTTTTCCGCCACAGGAAAGCCGTAATGACAGAGCATTTTCCAGTTTCTGTCTATGACTTCCTGTCgtttaagagaaataaaacacattgggAAGCTACTGGAAAATGATCAACTTTAGGGTTGTAACATTTTTAATCTTTATCTTTGACATCTGTAGTGAATATGAGATCACGACGGGTACAACCGTGAACACGTCCCCATTCTGCTGcgaaaagaacagaaaacattGACGTTATAAGGAAAGAATTAGTAGTTAAGcttctaaatgtatttatagtgCCCCACTAAAAGTATTGGAATGGCAAGGCTTATTCTTTCAGAATACAGAATCAGAGTTTGAGATCAAAAGATGAATGAGATTACAGATCAGAACTTTCATTTCCTGTTATTTATATCTCGACCTGTTAAACAACTTGGAATGTGGTATATTTATTAACCGACCAGACGATTTTTAAGTGAGTAGACATACTGAAACAAACTATAAAACACTTAATATTATGATGAATATCCCTTGCTTGAACTAACTGAATCAGTTTGTGACCCATGATATCATCAGGACTGTTGCATTCTTCATGATGCTGCTCGTGGCTTGTACTGCAAACTCGGTCtgtggttgttgtttttgtttgtcttgctGCATGATGGAAATTCCTTCCAATTATATTGGATGCATTTCTTTGCAAAATGGCAGGCAGAATGTATCTTTACACTTCTGAATACATTCTGCTACCACCATGTTATATCATCAGTATAGATTATTAACAAGGCTTCAGAAGCAGCTATACAATCCCGAGCCATGACAATACCTCCACGGTGCTTGATCGAAGGCCTTGTCAGCAGATCCTTGCTTTAATCTTTTCCCAATATCTCTGCCTATGCGTTATTTTTGTAAAGGTTCATTTTGGTTCACCTGTAAAGGTTGTTGCTGACGGTTGTTTTAACTTTTACAAAGTTTCAAGTCATCAACTGCTATTCTGTTCCTTGGCTCACCTATAGTCCACCTCATGTACTAACTCACATTATTACAACCCAAATGGTTTTATTAGCTATGCCCAGTACTTGTGCAACGGCTAAAAATCCCATTTTTTCAGCTTTAGAATGGCTCATACACAGCTCTCTGCTCTTCATGTTGGTTTATCATAGGTGTAAACCAGGGCTGAAACCATAAAGTAGACATTCAGagctatttattattaaacaatcaGTCAAGCAGGACACACTTGAGGGAAAAATGGACCGGTCAGTCAAtggaaaatgcaaaaatatttttacatttcaaacatgtgtctaattttaaaatgtcagaAAATGGAAAGTGAAATTCTGATCCAGcatcctatttatttatttatttggttttaatcATAAACCCTTGCGTGTTTAGCAACCACAGAAAAATTGTCCTTGCCATTCTAATACCTTTAATCCCATAAGCTACGGATGTAATAGAGTTAGAAATGTTGGACTATCACTAACTAAAGCATCCTGACCTGACAGGAAATATTTAACTTTCTATCAAGTCTTCATAATTCTTACATAACATGCACCACCATGGGAAAAAGAAAGTGCACCCTTAATCACTTCTATGTATTTAGCTGTCAGGGGCCGATGACTATCGGGCGGTCTTTCTCAAaacatattcataaaaaaatgtctacGTTAGAATAGTGTATTTCAGACTTATAACCCTTTCCAGATTAATATACCAGCAACAAATTCTGCTCTGAGGTCATGGCTGAAGGCCTTTCTTCTAAGCAAGATGTAGACACATTTTAccagtttctgaaatatttttaacaCCTGAGGCTATTCAATAGGTTATCATAGGACCTTACAATTgtgaaaaattgtaaaaatatagaaaagatGTAAATTTTTTATGCCATGActatatgaattaataaattgcAACACCTTTATCATACCATAAACCGTCACAAGATGTTAGCCAATCGTTTTTTAGAAGTCATAAATTATTACACTTTATAATTAGCATTATTAACAAAGATTCATTCAGTATTTATACTCAGCTTTCACACACCAGCAAAACTCCCACATACACTCCTCCTGAGGATGAACGGCCAGGAAGCTGCCCACAGTACTGCACCGTGCCCCAGTGATGCACCTTGTCCTGTGTGAAGTAGATCCTTTGCCCCAGGGGTAAGCAAGTGTTAGCTGGCACCGATTCGGCGGTACGTGCTAAGACATTAACTGAATTTGGAATGTGACTAGAGCTCTGGTTGCTCTGGATTGGTCTGTTTAGTTCGGTTTGCTGAGGATCGTTATCGCCAGAACTGCTGCTTCGAGTGAATCGATATAGTGTGATATCGCTGGCTGACACAAAAAGGGCACACTGTTCAGGGCAGGTGAAAAGTTGGTGGCCTTTGTAATTCCCATTACTGGTGCCCCTGCCCACAGCCGATCcctggaagaaagagaaagacactTAGGGTTTGCTTTGGAAATACTAAAATGCCAAGCAcgcaataagaaaaaaaataaaataataaaaatgtcatcagtCAAATTGCTTACTTTAAGTTGGACCCCAAAATACACGGCTCCGCTACCTCGCATTAAGGGGCCACGGTAACGGAGTTCAGCTTCAACCAGGTCTGGTGATTGGCCACACCGCACTAGCACGGGCGAACCCAAGGGCAAACCTGTTAGTTTGTTCAGCCGGTGTGGTTTGGAAAGAAGTTTGAAGCGCAACTCAAGGTCCGTAATAGGCTCCAGCAAGCCGGCCTGATCAGCAGGTATTTCATTTAACAAGTGCTTATCAAGCTTCACCATTGCGCCATTGTCTACAACCTGTAGAAATTGGAAATATGGCAAAACATAAAAGTCATGGTTTaggttctttttattttttttttatgtgattcaGCATCTCTTACCTTCACCCATAGAAAGTCCCCCCTCCCACCACGCTCCCCTCCACCCTCCTGCTCTTGGCACAGATTCCCCCTTTGCAGACGAATGGTACCGTCCAGGTGGTCTTGTACTTTGAAGTCGGACGTTAGTATGTACATTTTGGGGGTGCGTCGCCGCCTACTCTGATGCGTGGCGGCCGACATGGTGAAAGCCAAGAACCTCACTGTGTAGAGACATGAGACGGAAAAGTAGATTTGTTAAATAAAGCTGTCAAATACACTTTCggtttaaaaagtaaatgaatgGACCAGTATTTACACCACTTAATATATATCCAGGTTATGGactggaaataaaatgtaaaactttcaAAGAGTTCAGCTTAAGTTTCTTTTGACCGCATAGTAAAATCCTAATAAAAATTTGAGAAAGTATAACAGTTTTGCAAGGTAGCTTACCAGTAACGACATCCGCGTGAAATAAACTTTGGTACTTTCAGTACcgagttggaaaaaaaaaaaacgaaaacaggaaatgaaatgatggacaacaaaacacaccaatCAGCGGCGAGTTCAGTTTTcggcagccaatcagaacaaacAAAGGCGGCGCGAGAGTAGATGTTTCGAGGGAAATTCCATTATTGCGTTATTGTGATTTCGGAAatgaaaaagtataaaaaaaataaataaaatatacattccAATGTATTCATGTAATGTTAATGCTTTCtaccaaaaacaacaaaaccaacaacaacaaaaaaatacaaactataATTTATGGCTATAACTTCTAAATTCACCATTGTAGAGTTAATGgcagtcagattttttttaatgtttcatgaatattcataaaGTGTTGATTAATAATCAAATCTTCATATATTAAATTCTTGTATCTGTTATCATTAAAACACAGTTGCTGTATTTCCAAAATAATCTGCTTCCGTCTTTGTCTTTCAAATGTTTGTCTTGAACTTctaaatgttcatgttttaaaaacaaaaaatat contains:
- the si:cabz01101003.1 gene encoding ubiquitin carboxyl-terminal hydrolase CYLD, whose amino-acid sequence is MSAATHQSRRRRTPKMYILTSDFKVQDHLDGTIRLQRGNLCQEQEGGGERGGRGDFLWVKVVDNGAMVKLDKHLLNEIPADQAGLLEPITDLELRFKLLSKPHRLNKLTGLPLGSPVLVRCGQSPDLVEAELRYRGPLMRGSGAVYFGVQLKGSAVGRGTSNGNYKGHQLFTCPEQCALFVSASDITLYRFTRSSSSGDNDPQQTELNRPIQSNQSSSHIPNSVNVLARTAESVPANTCLPLGQRIYFTQDKVHHWGTVQYCGQLPGRSSSGGVYVGVLLDNPVGNWDGYYRNYKLCSIPSPIFGHLLPFSKVIAEPRSECTPEIPPLPSPQNAHQPSSPTHNWHLQQTTIPANASHNPRLLIEPSMLAMAKSALQPSISQAVPKVALKPPPVKSVFRPPPVPPNKPQVPPVSPSTDHTSNGFHNPPSPLISEKVEPNSWLEVGSMVEVNDPPLFGVIRWIGYISGISEPVAGIELDQELTAATDGNYLGERHFRCPPNKGLFIKLRNCRRDSRFPIPETPINQVDRCNSIAFAQWGSKRVEENTPPLLGQEARQLYEGFKKGIQGHLNSCYLDASLFSLFSCCSSVDWVLFCPCNEDRSKGAQELLRCEIVNPLRRFGYVCASKTMALRKLLEAETTDTGFTNEEKDPEEFLNKLFQLLRVEPLLKIRSLSQEPQECHIYQLFPPTLPCPSSPIQSPPLPSFSPTLSPIPLSSSSVGLMRVASVQTLLESSFMHSGLKFTEAPSCLPLLMPRFGKEFKMFDAILPSLTLDITDLLDETLRQCSICQSVAEWECSQCYEDLDITPGQLKQYCNTCNAQVHAHKKRQPHKPAKVKLPKGTWEGPVHGARQLLTLFAVTCIETSHYVSFVKHGPLPTDWLFFDSMADREGGENGFNVPQVRACPEVGRYLSLSKVELSRLDSSVLKEPVRRLLCDAHMCLYHCPELSLYK